A window of the Buchnera aphidicola (Aphis glycines) genome harbors these coding sequences:
- the ribH gene encoding 6,7-dimethyl-8-ribityllumazine synthase, translating to MKIIQSGITNQTASIAVIISRFNQFVNNNLLFGALDTLTRIGQIKEDKIFKIYVPGAYEIPLIAKYIAKNKKYDAIITIGTIIKGSTDHFKYISSNVYNNLSKISIKYLIPITLGILTANNLEQSIERSGLKMGNKGSEAALAALEMINIISKLKEKMIKS from the coding sequence ATGAAAATTATTCAATCAGGAATTACAAATCAAACAGCATCAATTGCAGTAATTATTTCCAGATTCAATCAATTTGTCAATAATAATTTATTGTTTGGAGCGCTAGACACTTTAACGAGAATAGGTCAAATAAAAGAAGATAAAATTTTTAAAATATATGTCCCTGGAGCTTATGAAATACCGCTAATAGCAAAATATATCGCAAAAAATAAAAAATATGATGCTATTATTACAATAGGAACTATTATAAAAGGTAGTACAGATCATTTTAAATATATTTCAAGTAACGTGTACAATAATCTTTCAAAAATTAGTATTAAATACCTTATTCCCATCACATTAGGGATATTAACTGCAAATAATTTAGAACAATCTATTGAAAGATCAGGTTTAAAAATGGGTAATAAGGGATCTGAAGCTGCATTAGCAGCATTAGAAATGATTAATATAATAAGCAAATTAAAAGAAAAAATGATTAAATCATGA
- the thiL gene encoding thiamine-phosphate kinase gives MKYNEFEIISNFFNKFQKKEKNLIKGIGDDCALVKMPKNSILAISTDTLVEGTHFFKNIDPKHLAYKTIAVNLSDLAAMGALPKWVILSITMPKLNFQWLKRFSDNFFKVLNQYQVTLIGGDTNRGSLSITLSTYGLIKGKKTLLREHAKEGDLIYITGSLGESAAGFFLLQKKNYIINIKTRNFLIHKHLHPTPRVAEGITIKNFANSAIDISDGLISDLGHILESSQCGANIELNQLPISKKLINNFTQNNCFNWALHFGEDYELCFTVAKKNIKQLKLAIKKSLIKCKHIGYITTKQKGFNLTKNNKKIDFKKIGFNHFN, from the coding sequence ATGAAATATAACGAGTTTGAAATTATTTCTAATTTTTTCAATAAGTTTCAAAAAAAAGAAAAAAATCTTATTAAAGGAATCGGAGATGATTGTGCATTAGTTAAAATGCCAAAAAATAGCATTTTAGCAATTAGCACTGATACATTAGTAGAAGGAACGCATTTTTTTAAAAATATAGATCCGAAACATTTAGCATATAAAACAATTGCTGTAAATCTGAGTGATCTAGCAGCTATGGGTGCACTGCCTAAATGGGTAATATTATCCATTACTATGCCTAAATTAAATTTTCAATGGTTAAAACGTTTTAGTGATAATTTTTTTAAAGTTTTAAATCAGTATCAAGTCACACTTATAGGTGGAGATACTAATCGCGGGTCTTTAAGTATTACATTAAGTACCTATGGGTTAATAAAAGGAAAAAAGACGTTATTAAGAGAGCATGCTAAAGAAGGGGATTTAATATACATTACAGGATCGCTTGGCGAGAGTGCAGCTGGTTTTTTTTTACTTCAAAAAAAAAATTATATTATAAATATAAAAACACGCAATTTTTTAATTCATAAACATCTTCATCCTACTCCAAGAGTTGCTGAAGGTATAACAATCAAAAATTTTGCTAATTCGGCTATAGATATATCAGATGGATTAATTTCTGATTTAGGACATATACTAGAAAGCAGTCAATGCGGAGCTAACATTGAACTAAATCAATTACCTATTTCAAAAAAATTAATAAACAATTTTACACAAAACAATTGTTTTAATTGGGCATTACACTTTGGGGAAGACTATGAATTATGTTTTACAGTAGCTAAAAAAAATATTAAACAATTAAAATTAGCTATTAAAAAAAGTTTAATTAAATGTAAACATATTGGATATATTACTACAAAACAAAAAGGTTTTAATTTAACAAAAAATAATAAAAAAATTGATTTTAAAAAAATAGGTTTTAATCACTTTAATTGA
- the nusB gene encoding transcription antitermination factor NusB, with protein sequence MINRYFRRKARACALQVLYSWEISKNNVKDNIIEFLKEKNKRNIDLKYFYDLIFGITNNCVKIDSLMAPYLSRSLKKLGQIEKAILRISFYELYKRHDIPYKVSINEGIELAKLFGSEDSHKFINGVLDKAALKIVKKNNTFNF encoded by the coding sequence ATGATAAATCGATATTTTAGGAGAAAAGCTCGTGCCTGTGCTTTACAAGTTCTGTATTCCTGGGAAATTTCTAAAAACAATGTTAAAGACAATATAATAGAATTTTTAAAAGAAAAAAACAAAAGAAATATTGATTTAAAATATTTTTATGACTTAATTTTTGGAATAACTAACAATTGCGTCAAAATAGATAGTTTAATGGCACCATATCTATCTCGTTCACTAAAAAAATTAGGACAAATAGAAAAAGCAATTCTTAGAATTTCGTTCTATGAACTATACAAGAGACATGATATACCTTATAAAGTCTCTATCAATGAAGGTATTGAGTTAGCTAAATTATTTGGATCAGAAGATAGTCATAAATTTATTAACGGAGTATTAGATAAAGCAGCATTAAAAATTGTAAAAAAAAATAATACTTTTAATTTTTAA